From one candidate division WOR-3 bacterium genomic stretch:
- a CDS encoding tetratricopeptide repeat protein, producing MKKLIFLGIVILFIACPPTAKNSARIYIQRGDYEAAKAQILSGLEKTPNDYEYYGLLAKVEIGMANWLAATDAFMRGVAIDSAMTVNWMMTDKQNIPVYWQAFYNAAISLMGEKKYDEALQTLGYCEIFDPTNVSQYILEGGIYSELGEIDKANAAYAKALNIDPENPEAYFLVGKAIFEKGVFDSSVVSFKEAEKYFLIRYERTLKVLFQNLPAVDKDIAKEIVSLWAKKDEDGLDQLVKVQLGFDGGLNAQRRTLEQFYRTSDGMSRTYYYMGMAYYNLRNEEMALQNLLKSLDIKDDDVDALYYTGELYVKQKKFDESIALFDKITKVNADDAYAWFYLGVNYTQKKEYQKAVDIYENKVLALEPENIDAMTNLAYVYREMGNNKKALEWLTKAEKLQKE from the coding sequence AAAAAATTCGGCCAGAATATATATTCAGCGGGGCGATTATGAAGCTGCAAAAGCGCAGATTCTGTCCGGGCTTGAGAAAACGCCAAATGATTATGAGTATTATGGTTTGCTGGCAAAGGTGGAGATCGGAATGGCTAACTGGCTGGCTGCGACCGATGCGTTCATGCGAGGCGTAGCGATAGACTCAGCCATGACGGTGAACTGGATGATGACCGATAAGCAAAATATCCCGGTTTACTGGCAAGCTTTTTATAACGCAGCGATCAGTTTGATGGGTGAGAAGAAGTACGATGAAGCATTGCAGACTTTGGGTTATTGCGAAATATTCGATCCCACGAACGTGAGCCAATATATTCTCGAAGGAGGGATATACAGCGAATTGGGTGAAATTGATAAGGCTAATGCCGCTTACGCAAAAGCATTGAATATTGACCCAGAGAACCCCGAGGCGTATTTTCTTGTCGGAAAGGCAATATTTGAAAAAGGGGTCTTCGATTCATCAGTTGTCAGTTTCAAAGAGGCCGAGAAATACTTCCTTATAAGGTACGAACGTACGTTAAAAGTTCTTTTCCAGAATTTGCCAGCGGTTGACAAGGATATTGCGAAAGAGATCGTTTCACTATGGGCAAAAAAGGACGAGGATGGACTCGACCAGCTGGTTAAAGTCCAGCTCGGTTTTGATGGCGGGTTGAATGCACAAAGGAGGACGCTGGAGCAATTCTACAGAACCTCCGATGGTATGTCGCGTACTTATTATTATATGGGAATGGCTTACTACAATTTGAGAAACGAAGAGATGGCTCTGCAGAATTTGTTGAAAAGTCTTGATATCAAGGACGATGACGTCGACGCATTGTACTATACCGGTGAGTTATATGTGAAGCAGAAGAAGTTCGATGAATCTATAGCCCTCTTTGACAAAATAACCAAGGTAAATGCAGATGATGCATATGCATGGTTCTATCTCGGCGTCAATTACACGCAGAAGAAGGAATACCAGAAGGCGGTTGATATCTATGAAAACAAGGTTCTTGCACTGGAACCGGAAAATATTGACGCGATGACGAATTTGGCCTACGTGTACAGGGAGATGGGTAATAACAAGAAGGCTCTAGAATGGTTAACCAAGGCGGAGAAACTGCAAAAGGAGTAA
- a CDS encoding ABC transporter substrate-binding protein: MNSIKAKERILTIFIFIAFVGLLIVVGYPIYKESLPSEVRFGVDKSFNTVPFYVALMDTTRNYFALEKVKAEFVEVKGDPLEGIKNGEYDVAVVPWYWLIISPSLNGDTVKAFGSLEIKSGRSMDAFIVPAKSKITRLRDIGGKRLGFLARDEYFVNLIMTEMSEDLDLKKVEYVPLSAEEISRAFEDKKADVLYVLDPYRAYMIYSGNSVIAEGLASTYIVPNIPYGALVMRKNFVTTEKRLAAIRVKNAVEAALAYLSRSPDVAKRYVLRLNGMPEEGELATNMRTPEFERLAEIGVKSVENLQTELVKRGIGTCGIKPSEFLFEKIDFAR; encoded by the coding sequence ATGAATAGCATAAAAGCAAAAGAAAGGATACTAACCATTTTTATCTTTATTGCCTTTGTGGGTCTTTTGATCGTGGTTGGCTATCCAATCTACAAAGAGTCCCTGCCTTCCGAGGTAAGGTTTGGCGTCGATAAATCCTTTAACACAGTGCCTTTCTATGTCGCCTTGATGGATACGACGAGGAATTACTTCGCCCTGGAAAAGGTCAAAGCCGAGTTTGTTGAGGTTAAAGGCGACCCGCTTGAAGGGATCAAGAACGGCGAATATGATGTTGCCGTTGTTCCCTGGTATTGGCTGATCATATCGCCGAGCCTGAACGGAGATACAGTAAAGGCCTTTGGCTCGCTGGAGATAAAATCAGGCAGGTCAATGGATGCGTTCATCGTTCCTGCAAAGTCCAAAATCACACGGCTCAGGGATATCGGCGGTAAACGTTTGGGATTCCTCGCGCGCGATGAGTACTTTGTCAATTTGATCATGACGGAAATGAGCGAAGACCTGGATCTCAAAAAGGTTGAGTATGTGCCACTGAGTGCCGAGGAAATCAGCCGTGCCTTTGAGGATAAAAAAGCCGATGTTCTGTATGTGCTCGACCCGTACCGCGCCTATATGATATACTCGGGTAATTCAGTGATTGCCGAGGGTCTGGCATCGACGTACATTGTTCCTAATATACCATACGGCGCTCTTGTTATGCGTAAGAATTTTGTCACTACCGAGAAAAGATTGGCCGCAATACGCGTTAAGAATGCAGTTGAAGCGGCATTGGCTTACCTGTCGCGGAGCCCCGATGTGGCAAAACGTTATGTCCTGAGACTTAACGGGATGCCAGAAGAGGGCGAATTGGCGACGAATATGAGAACACCGGAGTTCGAAAGGCTTGCTGAGATCGGCGTCAAGAGTGTTGAAAATCTGCAGACCGAGCTGGTAAAAAGAGGCATAGGTACTTGCGGTATAAAACCCTCTGAGTTTCTTTTCGAAAAAATTGATTTCGCGAGATAA
- the dnaX gene encoding DNA polymerase III subunit gamma/tau, with protein MNHRVISLRYRPQDFDELTGQRHVVLSLKGAIGSGRIGHAFLFSGPRGIGKTTAARIFAKSLNCVEGPTVHPCQKCQSCREIAQSRSIDVVEVDGASTRGIDEIRNLRESVQYSPLYGKHKIYIIDEVHMLTPEAFNALLKTLEEPPSSVKFIFATTNPGKVPQTILSRCERFAFKRLSVKEICSRLKSITEKENISITDKALHYIALRADGSIRDGESLLEQLISFVEGTITEDDVFKLVGFMSSEFYFDLLQKIIQGNHADVLTALNTGIEDGADPLEIYRGVVDYLRAALFVYSDMPQEFLDLSDDEIKKIRSLDIDREKIMHMLEVLLKSEEMVRRSINTRIVIELLFCQLIQGDGPAQVTKDRADKGDFKQQLLAVLQAQSPKLSALIQKSSVEVKENNVRVTVDQEFSRKILTGSKDLLETIMKKILTRDVTLLVEVGENIKKENNLEDAIRALFDGEEVR; from the coding sequence GTGAATCATCGTGTTATTTCGCTCCGCTACCGACCTCAGGACTTTGATGAATTGACAGGCCAGCGCCACGTGGTGCTTTCGCTTAAAGGGGCGATAGGCAGTGGCCGAATTGGGCATGCCTTCCTTTTCTCCGGTCCGCGTGGGATTGGCAAGACAACGGCTGCTCGAATATTCGCCAAGAGCTTGAATTGTGTAGAAGGTCCTACAGTCCATCCATGTCAAAAGTGCCAGTCGTGCCGCGAGATCGCACAGAGCCGCAGCATCGATGTGGTTGAAGTCGACGGTGCGTCGACGCGCGGCATCGACGAGATCAGAAACCTGCGTGAGTCAGTACAATACTCTCCGCTGTACGGTAAACACAAGATATATATCATCGACGAAGTGCATATGCTCACCCCCGAAGCCTTCAATGCCCTCCTGAAAACACTTGAGGAACCACCATCCTCCGTGAAGTTTATATTCGCCACGACAAATCCTGGTAAGGTACCCCAGACAATACTATCACGTTGTGAACGATTCGCTTTCAAGCGCTTATCTGTGAAAGAGATCTGCAGCCGCTTGAAGTCGATAACGGAGAAGGAGAATATCAGTATTACCGATAAGGCGTTGCACTACATCGCATTGAGGGCCGATGGTAGCATACGAGACGGTGAGAGCCTTCTTGAGCAGCTAATATCCTTTGTGGAAGGAACGATCACGGAGGATGATGTTTTCAAACTCGTTGGATTCATGAGCAGTGAATTCTATTTCGACCTGCTGCAAAAAATAATACAGGGAAATCACGCGGATGTGCTGACTGCACTGAACACAGGTATTGAGGATGGGGCGGATCCGCTGGAGATATATCGTGGTGTGGTCGATTATTTGCGTGCTGCGCTCTTTGTGTACAGTGATATGCCACAGGAATTTCTGGATTTGAGTGATGATGAAATAAAAAAAATCCGCTCCCTGGATATTGATAGAGAGAAGATAATGCACATGCTTGAAGTGCTTTTGAAATCGGAGGAGATGGTCAGAAGATCCATCAATACACGGATCGTCATTGAACTGCTATTTTGCCAATTGATTCAGGGTGATGGTCCAGCACAGGTGACAAAGGATAGGGCAGACAAGGGTGATTTCAAGCAGCAATTACTCGCGGTCCTGCAGGCACAGAGTCCCAAGCTCTCGGCGCTGATACAGAAATCTTCTGTTGAGGTCAAGGAAAACAACGTCCGCGTAACTGTTGATCAGGAATTTTCCCGGAAGATTCTAACTGGCAGCAAGGACCTTTTAGAGACGATAATGAAAAAAATATTGACACGCGATGTTACGCTGCTGGTCGAAGTCGGAGAGAATATCAAGAAGGAAAATAATCTTGAAGATGCAATAAGGGCGCTATTCGATGGAGAGGAAGTAAGATGA
- a CDS encoding YbaB/EbfC family nucleoid-associated protein, translating into MKNFMKEAQKLQSKLLEQLRAIKVEGSAGGGMVTIQMDGEQNVIAVKIEPQIFEEKDVVMLEDLIVAAYSDAKRKILEKTQESLKSLTGFPLPPF; encoded by the coding sequence ATGAAGAATTTCATGAAGGAAGCCCAGAAATTACAGTCGAAGTTATTGGAGCAGCTCCGCGCGATAAAAGTTGAAGGTAGTGCGGGCGGTGGTATGGTAACCATCCAGATGGATGGGGAACAAAATGTGATCGCGGTCAAGATCGAACCACAGATTTTCGAGGAGAAGGACGTGGTAATGCTTGAAGATCTTATAGTTGCCGCGTATAGCGACGCAAAGAGGAAGATTCTGGAAAAAACGCAGGAGAGCCTGAAGTCTCTAACCGGCTTTCCTCTGCCTCCTTTTTGA
- a CDS encoding agmatine deiminase family protein, which translates to MNMLLLAAVLTASGEPLLPQWMTKEESLMVDEIGRGHRVTAPPDGWVETPAEFEQLRGIFVTWIYGSSSTNPIFRQIVEEAGEICRVYIIVGSTSEQNSIISYLQSYNISLDSLYFYVWPRNSIWIRDYGPWFMREHDNAEGIVDFMYNRPRPLDDTIPWRIGQSWGIPVYGSPLEHAGGNFMVDGLGTGFASTLIQQENPWLTTTQIESLMLSYSGLDQFVILPRINIEYTGHIDLWTKILNDTLVMVGEYAPGHPNYTMLNDNADSISRCTNREGFPYRIVRIPMPWSTSDAPPSYLNSLFVNNKVLVPLYNLAEDDTALFVYQQALPDHEIIGIDCAAMSGSGGAIHCITITAPEAEYIHVRHYPLPNTIDTLNDYRIRAEITTSSALISDSTLIYYCINDGVYTTVPLGPVVDTPGVYSAYIPAQHADDTIHYYLAVQNEEGTLCTSPKHVPPQSYSFVIEGNPGVYEHYATDIFNGIVASPNPTRDNISFNFDLHESAHVRIAAYNVLGQLIRIITDATFDAGHTEIFWDLSDEQGNRLPRGAYFYRMYSNLEERTGKILLIE; encoded by the coding sequence ATGAACATGTTGTTGTTGGCAGCGGTATTGACTGCCAGTGGCGAGCCATTGTTACCACAATGGATGACAAAAGAAGAAAGTCTTATGGTCGACGAAATTGGCAGGGGACACAGGGTAACTGCACCGCCCGACGGATGGGTTGAGACGCCGGCCGAATTTGAACAGCTCAGGGGTATTTTTGTTACCTGGATATACGGCTCATCCTCGACCAATCCGATATTCAGGCAGATCGTGGAGGAAGCAGGTGAGATCTGCAGGGTATACATAATCGTCGGCAGCACCAGCGAGCAGAACAGTATTATCAGTTACCTGCAGTCCTACAATATTTCGCTTGACTCGTTGTATTTCTACGTATGGCCCAGGAATTCGATATGGATAAGAGATTACGGACCATGGTTCATGCGCGAACATGATAACGCAGAAGGAATTGTTGATTTCATGTACAATCGACCGCGGCCGCTTGACGACACCATACCGTGGCGTATCGGCCAATCCTGGGGGATTCCAGTCTACGGTTCGCCCCTGGAGCACGCCGGAGGTAACTTCATGGTAGATGGCTTGGGGACAGGCTTCGCGAGCACGCTCATACAGCAGGAAAACCCATGGCTTACCACGACGCAGATCGAATCACTAATGCTCTCCTACAGCGGGCTCGACCAATTTGTTATACTGCCGAGGATCAATATCGAATACACCGGGCATATCGACCTCTGGACCAAGATATTGAATGACACGCTGGTCATGGTCGGCGAATATGCGCCTGGTCATCCCAATTACACCATGCTGAACGACAACGCCGATTCTATCAGCCGCTGCACAAACCGCGAAGGTTTCCCTTACAGGATCGTTCGCATCCCCATGCCATGGTCTACGTCGGATGCACCACCATCTTATCTTAATTCACTCTTTGTCAATAACAAAGTTCTGGTTCCGCTCTATAATCTGGCGGAAGATGATACTGCCCTTTTTGTCTACCAGCAGGCACTACCGGACCATGAAATCATCGGCATCGATTGCGCCGCCATGTCGGGTTCGGGGGGCGCTATACATTGCATCACCATCACGGCGCCCGAAGCCGAATATATCCACGTCAGGCATTATCCCTTGCCCAACACAATTGACACCTTGAACGATTACCGCATACGTGCCGAAATAACTACATCGAGCGCATTGATCAGTGATTCGACATTGATTTACTATTGCATAAACGACGGAGTTTATACTACGGTGCCATTGGGCCCGGTTGTCGATACACCAGGGGTGTATTCGGCGTATATACCGGCACAACATGCTGACGATACAATCCACTACTATCTGGCAGTACAGAACGAAGAAGGAACCCTGTGCACCTCTCCAAAACACGTACCACCGCAGAGCTACTCATTTGTGATCGAAGGAAATCCAGGTGTCTATGAACATTACGCAACGGACATATTTAATGGAATAGTAGCATCACCAAACCCAACGCGGGACAACATATCATTTAACTTTGATCTGCACGAATCAGCACATGTCAGGATTGCAGCGTACAATGTCCTCGGACAGCTGATCAGGATCATTACCGATGCTACCTTTGATGCAGGACATACTGAAATTTTCTGGGACCTTTCCGATGAACAGGGCAACAGGTTGCCCCGGGGTGCCTACTTCTACAGGATGTACAGCAATCTGGAAGAAAGAACGGGGAAAATATTATTGATTGAGTAA
- a CDS encoding phosphomannomutase/phosphoglucomutase produces the protein MINPSIFREYDIRGLAETDLSDENITVFARGVGTYYRNLGQKKIIIGRDMRISSPRIAAALIKGLNDTGCDIIDIGMVPTPLLYFSLFHYDTGNGIMITASHNPKEFNGFKVAYDRRTIYGAEIQSLRKLIENGDFASGKGTTEEREITDDYIEYVTRSVKVKKGMRIAVDTGNGTCGPVFEKILNKLGVEHLMLFKTPDGNFPNHIPDPVVPEHIKALIDTVKNDGYACGIGFDGDGDRIGTLDENGQVIWGDVLLAVYAEDLLSRMPGAKIIFEVKCSKGLIERIRELGGKPIMYKTGHSLIKAKMKEEDAPLAGEMSGHVFFADRYYGYDDAMYAALRLCEILSRGESLSKLASRVPKYYSTPEIRIDTTDAAKFEIVETLKADFKKSYRVIDIDGVRVDFDDGWGLIRPSNTQPVLVLRFEAKTEARLEEIRELFFAKLAEHKKSMRA, from the coding sequence ATGATAAACCCTTCGATATTCCGGGAATACGATATTCGGGGACTTGCAGAAACCGATTTGAGCGATGAGAATATCACCGTCTTTGCGCGCGGCGTTGGTACTTATTACAGAAATCTTGGACAGAAAAAAATCATCATTGGGCGTGATATGCGCATTTCGTCGCCACGCATCGCCGCCGCACTGATAAAAGGTCTAAACGACACGGGCTGTGACATCATCGATATCGGCATGGTTCCAACGCCCCTGCTATACTTCTCGCTGTTTCATTATGATACTGGAAATGGTATAATGATAACGGCGAGCCACAATCCGAAAGAGTTCAATGGCTTCAAGGTTGCATATGACCGCCGGACAATATACGGAGCCGAAATCCAGAGTCTTAGAAAGCTAATAGAGAACGGTGATTTCGCATCGGGGAAAGGTACTACTGAAGAGAGAGAAATCACGGATGATTACATTGAATATGTTACGCGTTCAGTAAAGGTAAAAAAGGGTATGAGGATCGCGGTTGATACAGGGAATGGAACCTGTGGTCCTGTATTCGAAAAAATACTCAACAAACTGGGTGTTGAACATCTTATGTTGTTCAAAACACCGGACGGAAATTTCCCCAACCATATTCCGGATCCAGTGGTGCCAGAACATATCAAAGCACTTATCGATACGGTAAAAAATGACGGCTATGCATGCGGGATTGGATTTGATGGAGATGGCGATCGCATCGGAACGCTCGATGAAAATGGTCAGGTAATATGGGGGGATGTCCTGCTGGCCGTATATGCCGAAGACCTGCTCTCGCGCATGCCAGGCGCCAAGATCATCTTCGAAGTGAAGTGTTCCAAGGGATTGATCGAAAGAATCCGGGAATTGGGCGGCAAACCCATTATGTATAAAACCGGCCATTCTCTGATCAAGGCGAAAATGAAGGAAGAAGATGCGCCCTTGGCCGGTGAAATGTCCGGGCACGTTTTCTTCGCCGACCGCTACTATGGATATGATGATGCCATGTATGCGGCATTAAGATTATGCGAGATACTCAGCAGAGGCGAATCACTTTCAAAACTTGCCTCGAGGGTACCTAAGTATTATTCCACCCCCGAGATAAGAATCGACACTACCGACGCAGCGAAGTTCGAGATCGTCGAAACACTGAAGGCTGATTTCAAAAAATCGTACCGTGTCATAGATATTGACGGCGTGCGCGTAGATTTTGATGACGGGTGGGGATTGATAAGACCTTCCAATACCCAACCTGTGCTCGTCCTCAGGTTTGAGGCAAAGACCGAAGCGAGGCTCGAGGAAATCAGAGAACTGTTTTTTGCCAAGCTGGCTGAGCACAAAAAGAGCATGCGGGCGTGA
- a CDS encoding aminotransferase class III-fold pyridoxal phosphate-dependent enzyme gives MIKYNSPEISKKARAIIDRDQKIMFGAHTRTSEIPLVVDHAQGANVTDVDGKTYLDFGAGFAVVGTGHCHPDVISAVEEQIRKLIHISGADFYYTPQIELAEKLIEITPGDYDKRVYFGSSGAEAVEASLKIARCFTRRPRMISFLGAFHGRTFAGMTMSGSKKVQRAHFSGLIPEVYHVPYPYCYRCVFDHKYPECIKHDYNGVPLLYCVSYLTDVIFERLIAPDDVSLIMVEPIQGEGGYIVPPKEFLPALRKVCDDHGITLIFDEIQSGLGRTGKWFACDHFGVAPDITLTAKAIASGFPMSATIGKAALMDPGVDPRAWVPGSHGSTFGGNPVICAAAIATLRVIEQQYIKNAHDIGSFLKHELNAMMERHKIIGEVRGLGLMLGIELVQHKAPKEFFPSQVTREGKNIKEVITGECFKRGLILYGAGISSLRMSPPLMITKDDARAAIKILDEVISGVEEQMK, from the coding sequence ATGATCAAATACAACTCTCCAGAAATAAGCAAAAAGGCCCGAGCGATCATTGATCGGGACCAAAAAATCATGTTCGGGGCGCACACCCGCACCAGTGAAATTCCACTGGTTGTGGATCACGCTCAAGGGGCAAACGTAACCGATGTCGACGGCAAGACGTATCTCGATTTCGGCGCTGGCTTTGCCGTAGTTGGCACCGGGCACTGCCACCCCGACGTCATATCTGCAGTCGAAGAACAAATCCGTAAACTCATCCATATTTCTGGCGCCGATTTCTACTACACTCCGCAGATCGAACTGGCCGAAAAGTTGATTGAAATAACACCCGGCGATTATGACAAAAGGGTGTATTTCGGAAGCTCGGGCGCCGAGGCGGTTGAGGCTTCACTCAAGATCGCCCGCTGCTTCACGAGACGGCCAAGAATGATAAGTTTCCTTGGCGCTTTTCACGGCCGTACCTTTGCCGGCATGACGATGTCGGGAAGCAAGAAGGTTCAGCGCGCGCATTTCTCCGGATTGATACCGGAAGTCTACCATGTTCCATATCCTTACTGCTACAGATGTGTATTCGACCATAAATATCCCGAGTGCATCAAACATGATTACAATGGCGTACCACTACTGTATTGCGTATCCTATCTCACCGACGTTATATTCGAAAGACTCATTGCACCGGACGATGTCAGTCTGATCATGGTCGAACCAATTCAGGGCGAAGGTGGCTATATAGTCCCACCCAAGGAATTTCTGCCAGCCCTCAGAAAAGTCTGCGACGATCACGGAATAACACTCATTTTCGACGAAATACAGAGCGGCCTTGGAAGGACGGGAAAATGGTTTGCGTGTGACCATTTTGGCGTAGCGCCGGACATCACGCTCACGGCCAAAGCGATAGCATCGGGCTTCCCAATGAGCGCCACGATCGGCAAAGCTGCACTCATGGATCCCGGCGTCGACCCAAGAGCATGGGTACCGGGATCCCATGGTTCAACCTTCGGCGGCAACCCGGTCATATGCGCCGCAGCCATCGCCACCCTGAGAGTCATTGAACAACAGTATATCAAGAATGCCCACGACATCGGCAGTTTCCTGAAACACGAGCTGAATGCTATGATGGAGCGCCACAAGATCATCGGTGAAGTCCGCGGTCTCGGATTGATGCTCGGTATCGAACTTGTACAACACAAGGCGCCCAAAGAATTCTTCCCTTCCCAGGTTACAAGGGAGGGAAAGAATATAAAAGAGGTAATAACAGGCGAATGCTTCAAGCGAGGGCTCATTCTCTACGGAGCCGGCATAAGTTCCCTGCGCATGTCTCCCCCTCTGATGATCACAAAAGATGACGCCAGAGCTGCCATCAAAATCCTCGATGAAGTGATCAGTGGAGTCGAGGAGCAGATGAAATGA
- a CDS encoding DNA-binding protein translates to MKMKKFNNNWVIRLEKNEEIISALREGIQRAGIEGAFFYGLGVGKNLELGFFDAHQKNYVKKRFEDEYEFTNLVGNISVVDGQITVHCHATITNKEFQAFGGHLFEGVVQATLEIILFPFDKPLTRRLDENTGLKLLEL, encoded by the coding sequence ATGAAGATGAAAAAATTTAATAATAATTGGGTGATTCGTCTCGAGAAAAATGAAGAAATAATCTCGGCACTAAGAGAAGGCATTCAGCGTGCCGGGATCGAAGGTGCATTCTTCTACGGTCTGGGTGTTGGAAAGAATCTTGAACTGGGGTTTTTTGACGCCCACCAGAAGAATTACGTTAAGAAGAGATTTGAAGATGAATACGAATTCACGAATCTTGTCGGCAATATTTCTGTAGTCGATGGTCAAATCACGGTCCACTGTCATGCTACGATCACTAACAAGGAATTTCAGGCGTTTGGCGGACACCTGTTCGAAGGCGTGGTGCAAGCAACCCTTGAAATTATTCTTTTTCCTTTCGACAAACCACTAACCCGTCGCCTGGATGAGAATACCGGATTGAAGTTGCTGGAACTATGA
- a CDS encoding fibronectin type III domain-containing protein, whose protein sequence is MTFMLILLSLSPPNDVIAHDRPNDAGSTISLSWALSVDDSLIDGYIILKRERSAIETEYEKIGSTVRGVGTFEDENAQDGVPYEYVVAAVMDDEVFHSAPSNPVVSSPQVFHKGRINVLVAIGVFTAMVAYFVTKARSGKGLFIRKIAGLAAVDEAVGRATEMGRPILYVPGLGDIDWTATIASMNILGEVAKKVARYDTALIVPNRWSVTYTVSKEVVKEAFISEGSPEKFKDEYVRYVTEAQFGFAAAITGIMMRDKPATNFFIGRFWAESLIMAETGSQTGAFQIAGTDSVLQLPFFVTACDYTLIGEELYAASAYLSREPLLLGSLKAQDYGKLIVLVILLSFTVISFFSINLLPVLRVQ, encoded by the coding sequence GTGACATTTATGCTGATTCTACTCAGCCTATCTCCCCCAAATGATGTCATAGCCCATGACAGACCCAACGACGCGGGTTCCACGATTTCTCTTAGCTGGGCTCTTTCGGTTGACGATTCTCTGATCGATGGCTACATCATATTAAAAAGAGAACGATCTGCCATAGAAACAGAATATGAGAAAATTGGTTCAACGGTGCGCGGCGTCGGTACTTTCGAGGACGAGAATGCACAGGATGGTGTACCATATGAGTACGTTGTTGCCGCGGTCATGGACGATGAAGTATTCCACTCTGCTCCGAGCAACCCGGTTGTTTCGTCACCACAAGTGTTTCACAAGGGTCGGATAAATGTGCTCGTTGCTATTGGAGTTTTCACGGCGATGGTTGCCTATTTTGTCACCAAAGCACGCTCGGGTAAAGGCCTTTTCATCCGCAAAATTGCCGGGCTTGCGGCGGTAGACGAGGCAGTTGGCCGGGCCACCGAGATGGGCAGACCGATACTCTATGTGCCCGGTCTTGGTGACATTGACTGGACTGCTACTATCGCTTCAATGAATATCCTTGGCGAAGTCGCGAAAAAGGTCGCCCGCTACGACACGGCGCTGATCGTTCCCAACAGATGGTCGGTAACCTATACAGTCTCAAAAGAGGTAGTCAAAGAAGCCTTTATTTCTGAAGGTAGTCCGGAAAAATTCAAAGACGAGTACGTACGCTACGTTACCGAGGCCCAATTTGGCTTTGCTGCCGCAATCACCGGCATCATGATGCGCGACAAACCAGCCACGAATTTCTTTATCGGTCGATTCTGGGCCGAATCGTTGATCATGGCGGAAACAGGTTCACAAACCGGTGCATTTCAGATCGCGGGCACCGACTCGGTATTGCAGCTGCCATTTTTTGTTACGGCATGTGACTACACGCTCATTGGTGAAGAACTATATGCTGCCAGCGCATATCTGTCCAGGGAACCACTGCTGCTGGGATCTTTGAAAGCACAAGATTACGGAAAACTCATCGTCCTGGTGATCTTATTGAGTTTCACTGTGATTTCCTTCTTTAGCATCAATTTACTTCCGGTATTGAGGGTACAATGA